TTCACCTGCTGCGCGACCGGATGCCGGTGCAGGAGAGCGTGGAGTTCGCCGCGCAGTTGCCGGTGGTGCTGCGGGGTATCTACTTCGACGGTTGGCAGCCGATGGACGTGCCGGTCAAGCTGAATCGGGACGACTTCCTCCTCGAGGTCCGGCAGCGCTTTCCGTACGACGTCGACGGCGGCACGGAACGGGTCGTCCAGGTGGTGCTGGACGCCCTGCGCCGGCACGTCACCACGCCGGGGCAGTGGGATGACGTGGTCGACACCATGCCCAAGGATCTGGCCCGGATGCTGGCCTGACCCATGGCCCACCCGACGGCCCGCCCCACGCCCGGGGCGGGCCGTCCGCGTACGCCTCAGCCCCGGCACGGCCCGCCGGCGCTGAGGCGCGAACCGGCCGTGCCGGACACTCCGGACGTCTACCGTGTGGTTAGAGAGGATCGGGCGGGATCACCGCCCGCTACCCGGCACGACGGACCCCGGCTCAGCGGCGGGGCGGCACATCCGAGGGAGCACCATGGCACTCAACGACGACGACATGACGACCAGTGGCGGCGGTGGTCTCGAAGGGCCGGCCGACGGCGGTGCGACCCCGGGGAAGCAGGACGGCGGGGCCGACGGTGGCGCCGACCGCGGTGCCGACCGGGGCGCCGACGGTGGCGCGGAGGGCCCGGCCGACGGCGGTGCGACGCCGGGGAAGCAGGACGGCGGCGCCGACGGTGGCGCGGAGGGCCCGGCCGACGGCGGCGCGACGCCGGGGAAGCAGGACGGCGGCGCCGACGGCAGCGCCTCCTGAGCGGCACGCCGTGAGCCACACCGACCCGCCGGCTGGCCAGGGGCGCCCGGCGGATCCGTCCGCCGTCGCCACCATCGCCCTCGCCCGCTGCGTGTCCGTCGAGCCGGCCAAGTTCGCCACCGCCCACTGGGGGCGCACCCCGCTGCTGTCCCGCGCCGACGAGCTGCCCAACCCCTGTGGCTTCACCGACCTACTCAGTCCCGCCGACGCCGACGACCTGCTCAGCCGCCGCGGCCTGCGTACCCCCTTCCTACGGGTCGCCAAGGACGGTGAGCTGGTGCCGGCGGCGCGCTACACCGGCGGTGGTGGCGCCGGCGCCGAGATCGGCGACCAGGTCCTCGACGAGAAGGTCCTCGACCTGTACGCCGGCGGCGCCACCCTGGTGCTCCAGGGGCTGCACCGCACCTGGCCCACCGTGCACGACTTCGCTCGGGACCTCGGCCTGGCCGTGGGGCAGCCGTTGCAGGTCAACGCCTATCTGACCCCCGCCGGCAGTCAGGGCTTCGGCACCCACTACGACACCCACGACGTGTTCGTGCTCCAGGTGGACGGCCGCAAGCACTGGCGGGTCCATCCGCCCGTGCTGCCGGAGCCGCTGGAGCGGCAGCCGTGGGGCGGCCGAGCCGACGAGGTCGCCGCCTCCGCGGAGGGCGTCGCCGCGCTCGACGTGGCGCTCACCCCCGGCGACGCGCTCTACCTGCCGCGCGGCTGGCTGCACAGCGCGCAGGCACAGGAGTCCAGCTCGCTGCACCTGACCGTCGGCGTCCGCGCGCTGACCCGGTACACGCTGGTCGAGGAGTTGCTCGCGCTCGCCGCCGAGGACCAGCGGCTGCGGGCCACCCTTCCGTTCGGGATCGACGTGTCTGACTCGGACGCGATCGAACCAGAGCTGACCGAGACCGTGGAGGCGCTGCGGGACTGGCTGCTGCGGGCCGACCCGGCGGCAGTGGCCGTCCGGCTCCGCCAGCGTGCCTGGCCGGCCGCCCGACCCGCGCCGATCCGCCCCCTCGCCCAAGCCACCGCGCTCACCGGGCTGGGGCCCGACGACCGCGTCACCCCGCGTCCCGGCCTGCGGTGGCGGCTCGATCCCGCGGGCGAGAAGGTGGCGTTTCGGATCTTCGACCGGACGCTGACCCTGCCCGGCACGTGCGAACCGGCGTTGCGGGCCCTGCTCGCCGGAGAGGTCACCCGCGTCGGTGACCTACCCGGACTGGACGACGACGCCGACCGGGTCACCCTGGCCCGCCGGCTGCTCCGCGAGGCGGTGGTCGTCCCCGCCTGAGCGGTCCGCTCGACGCCGCCGGGCGCACCGTGTCGATCACGCCGTTGCCGGCGGTCCGCCGTTGACCTCCTGATCGACCGGTCAGGGGGCCAGGGTGAGCAACAGGACCGTCGTCGCCAGGCCGGCGACCAGGACGATCGCGGCCGGGCGGGGGCCGAGCAGGGCATGCCGGCGGTCGGCCACCACCTTCGCGGGCACCAGACCGACCAGCGGCCCGAGCAGGATCACCACCAGCGCCAGCACCGGCAGCCCGACCGCCAGGTCACCCCCGTACCGGTCGCCCGCCGCCCGGGCCACCGTCCCCAGCGCGTACGCGACCAGTGCGCCGGCCACCCCGCAGAGGGCCAACAGCGGATTCACCGAGCCCGGCAGCTCGCCGGGCTGCCCGGCGCGGGCGAGCAGATCCCGCACCGCGGCCAGCAGCACCGGCGGGTCCCCGACGGCTCCCGCGACCGGTCCGGGTGGTGGGCCGACCCGGCGGCCGACCTGGCCGAGCCGGTTCCGCAGCTCCTGCCACAACGCGGTGGCCTCGGCATCGACCCGGTCCTGAAGCTCACGGGCGGCCGCCAGGTTTCGTTCGGCCCGGTGCACCTGGTCCTCGGCGTCGGCCACCGCCTTCCGCGCGGCGGCGCACTGCTGGTCGTGCCAGGTGTGTGCCTCCGTCCGCTGGGCCTGGACCCGCTCGGTCAGCTCGGCCAGCCGGCGCACCTGCGCCGTGTACGACTCCTCGGTCACCGATTCGTTCACCGCTCCGGCCCGTACGGGATGACCGTCTGCCCGGTGCGGTGCACCGCCCGGTCGAAGAAGAGTCCCCGCCATGGGCGGGGATACCAGTCCGGCCCACCGGTGCCCGGGTACAGCGACGAGCCCAGCTCGCCGCCGTGCGCGTCGAGCGCCACCCAGGCGCCGATCTGATCGGTGCGCGCTGCCGGCCCGCCCAGGTCGGCGCGCATCCGCGCCACGCCCCGCCACCAGGCCAGCACGTGTGTCCGCCGTTCGGGGCCGTCGTGCAGGATCCGGCGCAGCCGCTCCAGCCCGGTCCAGCCGTCGACCCGGGTGGCCAGCGAGCCGGCGGCCGCGTCGACCGCGTACAGCAGCAGGTAGTGTGGGCTGCCGGCGCCCGGAGTGCCCAGCCCCGCGGCGGTCTCGGCCATCAACTCGGTCACGCTCTCCTCGTCGTACCAGGCGGCGTCGTCGGCGGCCAAGCCCTCGTAGAGGGCCCGCGCGGCGGGGTCGGCGTCCGGGTCCAGACAGGCGATGGAGAACCGGGCGGTCCCGGGACGGTGCTGCCGGGCCAGGGACCGGGCGGCGGCGTCGAGCACCGCGCACGCCTCGTCGACCCGGGTGCCGAGCACGGCGAGGTTGCGCCCCGGTGCGCGGGGCAGCCGCAGCGCCGCGGAGCGGGCCTGCACATCGATGATCTCGCCGAGGAGGGCCACCGGCGCCCGCGGTGTGCCGGTCTTCGGGGCGGACAGCGCCCGGAAGTCCGGCGCGTCGGCCAGCCGGGGGACAGCGTCGCCGTCGAACAGCCGGGCCGGCGCGGCCTCGGGCGGACGCATCCGCCACAGCCGGTGTTGCAGGTCGCTCCACGTCTCCCAGTCGCTCGCCGCCGGGATCCGAGCGATCTCGTTCCCCTCGACCAGCCCCGACTCGGCGTTGACGACCGCGTGGTGGCGGGGCAGAGACTGCGCGGCGTCGTTGCGTTCGGCGAGAATCCGGAGCGCCTTCGGCAGGGCGATACGCAGGGTGAACTGGGCGACCAGGGCGGGCCGCCCCCACAGCGCCTCGATGCCCCGCACGTCCTGCGAGGCGAGCACCAGGTGGATGCCCTGGGACCGGCCGCGGCGGGCCAGGTCCTCCAGCAGGTCGGCGGCTTCCCGGGCGACCGCGTCCCGGCCGGCCAACAGCATCTGGAACTCGTCGACCACCGCGACGATCCGTGGCCAGTGCCCGGTCGGGTCCACCGCCCGCAGCTCGGCGAGCTTGGTGACCTCGTGCTTCTTCGCCGCGTCGGCGCGCCGGCGCAGCTCCTCGGCGAGGAAACGCAGCAGCGCCAAACCGAACTCCCGGTCGGTGTTGACGTTGATGCCGACCAGCCGCATGTGCGGCAGCCAACTCGGGTCGCGCCGGCCCTGCGCGAACCGGGCGAAGGACACCCCCTCCTTGAAGTCCAGCAGGTAGAACTCCAGCTCGGCCGGGGAGTACCGGGCGGCGAGCGCGCCGATCCACGCGAAGATCAGGTTGGTCTTGCCGGTGCCGGACGGGCCACCGATGAGGGCGTGCGGCGGGTAGTCACCGAGGGCGAGCCGCACCGGTCGGCCATCCGGGCCCGCACCGATCGGCGCGGTCAGGCCGGTCGCCGAATCCTCCCGCCACATCTGCTCCGGCGCAGGGAGCAGGTCGGTGAACGGGGTGGGCGCCGGTCCGGCGTTGACCCGGGTGGCCACCGCGCGGCAGGTCTCCGTGACCAGGGTGGCTGGGGGCGCCGGGTCGAGGTGGACCGGCGGCGCGCCGGCGACGCGGGCGCCGCCCGGCCCGACCCGGATCCGGGTGACGGTGGGGTCGTCCGGCAGCGTCAGACCCCGGACCACGAGATGGACCCCGCAGGCCGCACCGGTGCGGACGATCCGGTCGAGCTGGCCGCGTTCGCGCCGGGACGGCTCCTCCCCGCCGAGCAGCACCGCCACCCGCCACGGCTCGGGCCGGCGGCCGGTGGCGGCGGCCAGCTCGCGCAGCGAGGCGTGCTCACCGGCGAGCACCGCGGCGTTGATCCGGCGGATGTGCTCCACCAGGTCGTCGAGCAGCCGGCCCAACCCGCCCGGGCCGACCGACGTCAGCAACCCTGCCGTGCCCAGCGGCGCGAAGCCCGCCACCCCGCCGCCCAGGTGTTCCGGGTCGTACCCGGTCAGCCGGACCGTACCCGGGGCGGTGTGGCCGATCGCGCGCAGCAGCAGCGCCGACACGACAGCTTCGCTCGCCACCCGATCCTCACCGACGAGCGCGACGTGACCGGCGTCGAGCAGCGGCACCAGCGCCGGAACGGGATCCGCGCCGGGCACCCCGAGCGTGCCCACCCGCAGCGCCCCCTGCGGCGTCGCCCGGCCGGCGGGGGTGGGTCGCCACCGCTCCCACTCGGCCGACGCGGCACCGGGCGCCTCCCGGTGCGCCGCGTCAGCTGCCCGGCGGGTCAGTTCCGCGATCCGGGTGGCGTGCCGACCGTCGATGTCGGCGAGCCGACGGTCCCGCTGGGCGCCGACCCGCGCGGGCACCGCTGCCGCGGCCCGCCGGACGCGGGTCAGTCGGTCCCGTTCGGCGGCCACCTCCGCCTGCGCCCCGGCCACCCGGGTCCGGGCAGCCCCGAGGGCCTCGCCGAGTGTC
The sequence above is a segment of the Micromonospora sp. WMMA1363 genome. Coding sequences within it:
- a CDS encoding DUF2267 domain-containing protein, coding for MAEQLQSAIDSSMETTNLILKDIENAYGWPKEQRNQSYSALRTVLHLLRDRMPVQESVEFAAQLPVVLRGIYFDGWQPMDVPVKLNRDDFLLEVRQRFPYDVDGGTERVVQVVLDALRRHVTTPGQWDDVVDTMPKDLARMLA
- a CDS encoding cupin domain-containing protein, producing the protein MSHTDPPAGQGRPADPSAVATIALARCVSVEPAKFATAHWGRTPLLSRADELPNPCGFTDLLSPADADDLLSRRGLRTPFLRVAKDGELVPAARYTGGGGAGAEIGDQVLDEKVLDLYAGGATLVLQGLHRTWPTVHDFARDLGLAVGQPLQVNAYLTPAGSQGFGTHYDTHDVFVLQVDGRKHWRVHPPVLPEPLERQPWGGRADEVAASAEGVAALDVALTPGDALYLPRGWLHSAQAQESSSLHLTVGVRALTRYTLVEELLALAAEDQRLRATLPFGIDVSDSDAIEPELTETVEALRDWLLRADPAAVAVRLRQRAWPAARPAPIRPLAQATALTGLGPDDRVTPRPGLRWRLDPAGEKVAFRIFDRTLTLPGTCEPALRALLAGEVTRVGDLPGLDDDADRVTLARRLLREAVVVPA
- a CDS encoding FtsK/SpoIIIE domain-containing protein — encoded protein: MADRRAQLAARVRRTLGEALGAARTRVAGAQAEVAAERDRLTRVRRAAAAVPARVGAQRDRRLADIDGRHATRIAELTRRAADAAHREAPGAASAEWERWRPTPAGRATPQGALRVGTLGVPGADPVPALVPLLDAGHVALVGEDRVASEAVVSALLLRAIGHTAPGTVRLTGYDPEHLGGGVAGFAPLGTAGLLTSVGPGGLGRLLDDLVEHIRRINAAVLAGEHASLRELAAATGRRPEPWRVAVLLGGEEPSRRERGQLDRIVRTGAACGVHLVVRGLTLPDDPTVTRIRVGPGGARVAGAPPVHLDPAPPATLVTETCRAVATRVNAGPAPTPFTDLLPAPEQMWREDSATGLTAPIGAGPDGRPVRLALGDYPPHALIGGPSGTGKTNLIFAWIGALAARYSPAELEFYLLDFKEGVSFARFAQGRRDPSWLPHMRLVGINVNTDREFGLALLRFLAEELRRRADAAKKHEVTKLAELRAVDPTGHWPRIVAVVDEFQMLLAGRDAVAREAADLLEDLARRGRSQGIHLVLASQDVRGIEALWGRPALVAQFTLRIALPKALRILAERNDAAQSLPRHHAVVNAESGLVEGNEIARIPAASDWETWSDLQHRLWRMRPPEAAPARLFDGDAVPRLADAPDFRALSAPKTGTPRAPVALLGEIIDVQARSAALRLPRAPGRNLAVLGTRVDEACAVLDAAARSLARQHRPGTARFSIACLDPDADPAARALYEGLAADDAAWYDEESVTELMAETAAGLGTPGAGSPHYLLLYAVDAAAGSLATRVDGWTGLERLRRILHDGPERRTHVLAWWRGVARMRADLGGPAARTDQIGAWVALDAHGGELGSSLYPGTGGPDWYPRPWRGLFFDRAVHRTGQTVIPYGPER